In a genomic window of Meleagris gallopavo isolate NT-WF06-2002-E0010 breed Aviagen turkey brand Nicholas breeding stock chromosome 1, Turkey_5.1, whole genome shotgun sequence:
- the LOC100543036 gene encoding keratocan translates to MTLNSLPIFLVLISGIFCQYDYGPADDYGYDPFGPSTAVCAPECNCPLSYPTAMYCDNLKLKTIPIVPSGIKYLYLRNNMIEAIEENAFDNVTDLQWLILDHNHLENSKIKGRVFSKLKNLKKLHINYNNLTEAVGPLPKTLDDLQLSHNKITKVNPGALEGLVNLTVIHLQNNQLKADSISGAFKGLNSLLYLDLSFNQLTKLPTGLPHSLLMLYFDNNQISNIPDEYFQGFKTLQYLRLSHNKLTDSGIPGNVFNITSLVELDLSFNQLKSIPTVSENLENFYLQVNKINKFPLSSFCKVVGPLTYSKITHLRLDGNNLTRADLPQEMYNCLRVAAEISLEWQMMTLKVCPSLLLLFVVHSVWTRTVRQVYNELDPEHWSHYTFECPQECSCPPSFPNALYCDNKGLKEIPAIPARIWYLYLQNNLIETISEKPFVNATHLRWINLNKNKITNNGIESGVLSKLKRLLYLFLEDNELEEVPAPLPVGLEQLRLARNKISRIPEGVFSNLENLTMLDLHQNNLLDSALQSDTFQGLNSLMQLNIAKNSLKKMPLSIPANTLQLFLDNNSIEVIPENYFSAIPKVTFLRLNYNKLSDDGIPPNGFNVSSILDLQLSHNQLTKIPPINAHLEHLHLDHNRIKSVNGTQICPVSIAVAEDYGLYGNIPRLRYLRLDGNEIQPPIPLDIMICFQLLQAVVI, encoded by the exons ATGACTTTAAACTCTCTACCCATCTTTCTAGTATTGATTAGTGGCATTTTTTGCCAATATGACTATGGTCCTGCAGATGATTATGGTTATGATCCTTTTGGGCCATCCACAGCAGTCTGTGCCCCAGAATGTAATTGTCCTTTAAGCTATCCTACTGCAATGTATTGTGACAATCTTAAACTGAAAACCATTCCAATTGTACCAAGTGGAATAAAATACCTTTATCTTCGAAACAATATGATTGAGGCCATTGAAGAGAACGCATTTGACAATGTAACAGATCTGCAGTGGCTGATCCTAGATCACAATCATCTGGAAAATTCAAAAATTAAGGGAAGAGTCTTCTCTAAACTAAAGAATCTGAAGAAACTTCACATTAACTACAACAATTTGACTGAAGCTGTTGGACCGCTCCCCAAAACTCTGGATGACCTGCAATTAAGTCACAACAAGATCACAAAAGTCAATCCTGGTGCACTTGAGGGGCTGGTAAATCTGACTGTCATTCATCTCCAGAACAACCAGCTGAAAGCAGATTCTATTTCTGGGGCATTTAAAGGTCTGAATTCACTTTTGTATCTAGACTTAAGCTTCAATCAACTTACAAAGCTACCAACAGGGCTGCCTCACTCCTTACTCATGCTGTATTTTGACAATAACCAGATCTCCAATATTCCTGATGAGTACTTCCAAGGTTTTAAAACCCTGCAATATTTACGTTTATCCCACAATAAATTAACAGATTCTGGAATACCAGGCAATGTCTTCAATATCACATCATTGGTCGAGTTGGATCTGTCCTTCAATCAACTGAAGAGTATTCCAACTGTCAGTGAGAATCTTGAAAACTTCTACCTCCAAGTCAACAAAATTAACA AGTTCCCATTGAGCAGCTTCTGTAAGGTTGTTGGACCACTGACATATTCCAAGATCACACATTTACGCCTGGATGGAAACAATCTCACTCGGGCTGACCTGCCACAGGAGATGTACAACTGCCTTCGAGTGGCTGCAGAGATCTCACTGGAGTG GCAAATGATGACTCTAAAAGTCTGTCCAAGTCTTTTGCTATTATTCGTAGTCCACTCTGTGTGGACTCGAACTGTGAGACAAGTTTATAATGAGCTGGATCCTGAGCATTGGTCTCACTACACTTTTGAGTGTCCACAAGAGTGTTCTTGTCCTCCTAGTTTCCCCAATGCATTATACTGTGATAACAAGGGACTTAAAGAAATACCTGCAATCCCAGCAAGAATTTGGTATCTCTATCTTCAAAACAACCTCATTGAAACAATTTCAGAGAAGCCTTTTGTTAATGCCACTCATTTGAGATGGATAAATCTGAACAAGAATAAAATCACCAACAATGGAATTGAGAGTGGTGTGCTCAGCAAGCTGAAAAGGCTTTTGTACTTATTCCTAGAAGATAATGAGTTGGAAGAGGTGCCAGCTCCATTACCGGTGGGCTTGGAACAGCTAAGGCTGGCTAGAAACAAAATCTCCAGAATCCCAGAAGGAGTCTTCAGCAATTTGGAAAATCTCACTATGTTAGATCTGCACCAAAATAATTTGTTGGACAGCGCTCTTCAAAGTGACACCTTCCAAGGACTCAACAGCCTTATGCAACTCAACATAGCGAAAAATTCCCTCAAAAAGATGCCTTTAAGCATTCCAGCTAACACACTGCAGCTGTTTTTAGACAACAACTCCATTGAAGTTATCCCAGAAAACTACTTCAGTGCAATACCCAAAGTGACTTTCCTTAGGCTGAACTACAATAAATTATCTGATGATGGCATTCCCCCAAATGGGTTTAATGTTTCATCTATTCTAGACCTACAGCTGTCTCACAACCAGCTCACTAAAATTCCACCTATCAATGCTCATCTCGAGCACCTTCACCTTGATCACAACAGAATCAAAA